The genome window CGGCTACCTCATCATCGAACCCACCGAGGCCCTGGTGTCCATCGACGTCAACTCAGGCAAGACCACCGGCGAGAAGGGGGTCGAAGACACCGCCTACAAGACCAATCTCGAAGCGGCCGAAGAGGCTGCGCGGCAACTGCGGATGCGCGACCTGGGCGGGCTCATCGTGCTCGACTTCATCGACATGCGGGACAAGAAGCACATCACCACCGTGGAAAAGACCCTGAAGGCGGCCCTCAAGGGTGACAAGGCCCGGGTGACGGTGGGGCGCATTTCCCAGTTCGGCATGCTGGAGATGTCGCGCCAGCGGATCCGCCAGACCCTCGAACAGGGCAGCACCCTGGAATGTCCCCACTGCGGCGGGCGGGGCAAGGTGAAGAGCGTGGAGAACATGGCCCTCTCCTTTCTGCGCAAGGTCCACGCCGCGGCAGCCAAGGGGACCGTGGCCGAGGTGCACGGCGGGCTTCCCCTGGAGGTCGCCTATTACCTGCTGAACCGCAAGAAGAGGGAACTGGCCCAGATCGAGAACGAGTACGACATCGTCGTGACCGTTAAGGGCAAGACCTCGTTCCTGATGAACCAACTGGAGCTGGAGTTGGTCAGGCGCGAAAAACCGGCCCACGTGGAAACCCACGAAGAGCACGTGGAAAAGGTGGCCGAGACACATGCCGAAGCTCTGACCGAAGCCGTCGAAGAAGTCGCGGTCCTGGCCGAACCGCCGGCGGCCGAGGCCGAGGGCAAGAAGAAGAAACGGCGCCGCAGCCGCCGGAAGGGCAAGGCCGAAGCCGAAGAGATGGCTGAATCCGCGACGTCTGCCGAAGCGGAGGAAAACGGTGAGACCGAAGCCGGCGGCGAAGAGGAGCCGGAGGTCGCAGGGGGCGAAGAAACAACGGAAGGCGGTGCCCCGGCGGAAGAAGCCAAGAGGAAGCGGCGGCGCAAGCGGCGGCGCGGCAAGAAGGCGAAAGCGGACGAATCCGTGACCGACGAGGCTTCAGTTCAGGAAGCCGCCGAAGAGACAGAAGAGACAGAAGAGACAGAAGAAGTATCCGCCGAGACGGAAGCGGTCGGAACTCCGGCGACCGCCGAAGAAGCCGGGGAGGCATCGGAAGAGGTTAAGAAGAAACGGCGTCGCCGCAAGCACCGGAGCCCGAAACGCGGCGACGGGGAAACCGAGGCGCCGGCAGCGGAACTTGAGCCGGCAGAGGCCCAGGGTGCCGGGCCTGAACCGGAACCAGCCGCTGTCGAAGCGCCCCTTGAAGGCGCCGAACCCGCTTTGAAAAAAACGCGCGCGCCACGCACCCGCAAAAAAGCGGCCGAAGTCCCTGAGCAGGCCGAGCCGGTCGCATCTCTCCCCGGAGAGAAGCAGGCGCCGGCCGTTGCTGAAGCGACCCCTGCCCCGCCGGCCGAGCCTAAGCCGGCAAAGAAGCGGGCCACGCGTAAAAAGGCCGCCGTTGAGCCGGCGCCGGATCCATCGCAGTCCCCTGCGCCGGAACCGGCCGCTGACGAACCGCCCAAGAAAAAACGGGCCACGCGTAAAAAGAAAGAAACGCCGGCAGAAGAGGAAGCGCCGGAAGCAGTATAGCCATAGAACGCCGCCAGCTCCCCTGGCCGGCATGTCCCATCGGGCAGGGCTTCGCTCCGAAGCCCTGCCATTTCGCATCCTACTGTATAGCTTTTCAAGGCACCCCCCAGCCCCTGCAACTAAATGCCAACTATCAACAGGTTAGCCATAACTATCCGCTAACCGGCCAGTCCTCCCCCCTTATCCGGTGTATAGGCAATCCATACAAAGGGCCCTTCCCGTCCAAAACAGCAGCACATCTTCCACCAAGCCAATCCAACAATTACACTACGTTGCAAACAGTGACCACGCACTGCGCGCTATTGGTATGGGTACTGCAAAAACAGAAAACGACATATCCGGAAGAGGCTCTTGCAAAACGTTATGAGGAAGCCGGGATGCTCGGCGCAAGCGAGCGAGGAAGCAAGGCGTACCCGTCGGTACGGTGAGCTTTCGGGTGAGCGGCAACACCGCAGACCGGCCCCGCAGGAGGTGTGCAAGAGCCTCGGATTACAGCGAGAAAATAACGAGGCTGGATCATGCTGCTCTTGAGTGGAATCCTCTCATTCCCCATCCTTGACGATGCAGGAACGCCGGTCATCGTTGCCCAGTTCGGCATGGATGACTTTCTGCAGGCCTTTTTCGCGTTCATCGGCATAACCGCGGTACTCGTCCAGTTCATGCCGGTGGTACTGCTTCTCGTGAGCATGCTACGAAGCCTCTCCAGCGACACCTGTGTCAGCGTCATCCCCTTCACCGACCTCCACGACGCCTGAACACCCGGGGTCTGCACCCCGGCAGGAGGCACCCATGAAAGCGCGGATCGGCACGCTCTCATTCGTTTTGGGCGGAGTCTCGCCGGCGTTCGCATCTGTTGGCGAGACAGAGGGGTTTCAGGGGGTATTTACCACCGTTTTCATCTGCTACTGCGCCATCGTGGTCGTAGCCCAGACCATCGCGGCCATCCGGAGCCTTATCGGTTCCGGCAGCACCAAAGGGGCCGTACCGCCCGCCGAGAGCCAGAAGACCTGAACACGGCCGCGGCGCCCTCCCCCGAACACCCGCAGCCTCACCTGCCATGGGGGGTCGTCGGCACCCCGCGAAGCCCGGGAGAGCCCTACGGCCCCATTTTTTGCCGGCGCCCCCCCTGACCGTATGACAACATCCCCGCCTGTGCTACAGTTATCAGTATGATCACCATCGAGGCCTACCGGGGACAACCGGTCGTCGAACAAGGGGTGGAAATCGTCGAGCGCAAGGGGCGCGGACATCCCGACACCATCTGCGACTCCGTGGTGGATGCCGTTTCCGTGGCCCTGAGCCGGGCATACCTGCGCGAATTCGGCAGGATTCTCCATCACAATATCGACAAGAGCCTCCTG of Geobacter anodireducens contains these proteins:
- a CDS encoding ribonuclease E, translating into MAKKMLINVMHPEESRVAIVEDGKLVDLDIEIEGSEQTRGNVYKGVVVRVEPGLQAAFVDIGLKRLGFLQMGEIHPSFWQWRSDIPEENHSRRPRIQEVVRRGQELIVQVEKGERDMKGAALTTYMSFPGRYMVLMPGSDSAGISRKVESESDRKKLKEKVAELEIPEGYGYIVRTEALGKTKTELAKDLQYLVKLHQGIVDKAAAAKGPTLLHRELDVVIRTIRDYFTAEIDEVLVDSKDVYKQAREFFKQTMPKHEKLVKLHTEKRPIFSRYQIEEQIDLIYEKKVPLKSGGYLIIEPTEALVSIDVNSGKTTGEKGVEDTAYKTNLEAAEEAARQLRMRDLGGLIVLDFIDMRDKKHITTVEKTLKAALKGDKARVTVGRISQFGMLEMSRQRIRQTLEQGSTLECPHCGGRGKVKSVENMALSFLRKVHAAAAKGTVAEVHGGLPLEVAYYLLNRKKRELAQIENEYDIVVTVKGKTSFLMNQLELELVRREKPAHVETHEEHVEKVAETHAEALTEAVEEVAVLAEPPAAEAEGKKKKRRRSRRKGKAEAEEMAESATSAEAEENGETEAGGEEEPEVAGGEETTEGGAPAEEAKRKRRRKRRRGKKAKADESVTDEASVQEAAEETEETEETEEVSAETEAVGTPATAEEAGEASEEVKKKRRRRKHRSPKRGDGETEAPAAELEPAEAQGAGPEPEPAAVEAPLEGAEPALKKTRAPRTRKKAAEVPEQAEPVASLPGEKQAPAVAEATPAPPAEPKPAKKRATRKKAAVEPAPDPSQSPAPEPAADEPPKKKRATRKKKETPAEEEAPEAV